From the genome of Falco peregrinus isolate bFalPer1 chromosome W, bFalPer1.pri, whole genome shotgun sequence, one region includes:
- the LOC129783167 gene encoding activated RNA polymerase II transcriptional coactivator p15 isoform X3, whose protein sequence is MPKSKELVSSSSSASDSDSEVDKKAKRKKQAAPEKPVKKQKTGESSKGAASSKQSNNRDENMFQIGKMRYVSVRDFKGKVLIDIREYWMDQEGEMKPGRKGISLNPEQWNQLKEQISDIDDAVRKL, encoded by the exons ATGCCTAAGTCAAAGGAACTTGTGTCTTCAAGCTCATCTGCTAGTGACTCAGATAGTGAAGTTGACAAAAAG GCAAAGCggaaaaagcaagcagctccAGAAAAGcctgtaaagaaacaaaagactgGTGAAAGTTCAAAAGGTGCAGCTTCTTCTAAGCAAAGCAATAACAGAGATGAGAATATGTTTCAG ATTGGCAAAATGAGGTATGTCAGTGTTCGTGACTTTAAAGGGAAAGTCTTAATTGATATTAGAGAATATTGGATGGATCAAGAAGGTGAAATGAAACCTGGCAGAAAAG gTATTTCTTTAAATCCAGAACAGTGGAACCAGCTGAAGGAACAGATTTCTGATATTGATGATGCAGTAAGAAAACTGTAA
- the LOC129783167 gene encoding activated RNA polymerase II transcriptional coactivator p15 isoform X1, translating to MTPDPFVCVMPKSKELVSSSSSASDSDSEVDKKAKRKKQAAPEKPVKKQKTGESSKGAASSKQSNNRDENMFQIGKMRYVSVRDFKGKVLIDIREYWMDQEGEMKPGRKGISLNPEQWNQLKEQISDIDDAVRKL from the exons ATGACCCCCGatccttttgtgtgtgt aATGCCTAAGTCAAAGGAACTTGTGTCTTCAAGCTCATCTGCTAGTGACTCAGATAGTGAAGTTGACAAAAAG GCAAAGCggaaaaagcaagcagctccAGAAAAGcctgtaaagaaacaaaagactgGTGAAAGTTCAAAAGGTGCAGCTTCTTCTAAGCAAAGCAATAACAGAGATGAGAATATGTTTCAG ATTGGCAAAATGAGGTATGTCAGTGTTCGTGACTTTAAAGGGAAAGTCTTAATTGATATTAGAGAATATTGGATGGATCAAGAAGGTGAAATGAAACCTGGCAGAAAAG gTATTTCTTTAAATCCAGAACAGTGGAACCAGCTGAAGGAACAGATTTCTGATATTGATGATGCAGTAAGAAAACTGTAA
- the LOC129783167 gene encoding activated RNA polymerase II transcriptional coactivator p15 isoform X2: protein MTPDPFVMPKSKELVSSSSSASDSDSEVDKKAKRKKQAAPEKPVKKQKTGESSKGAASSKQSNNRDENMFQIGKMRYVSVRDFKGKVLIDIREYWMDQEGEMKPGRKGISLNPEQWNQLKEQISDIDDAVRKL from the exons ATGACCCCCGatccttttgt aATGCCTAAGTCAAAGGAACTTGTGTCTTCAAGCTCATCTGCTAGTGACTCAGATAGTGAAGTTGACAAAAAG GCAAAGCggaaaaagcaagcagctccAGAAAAGcctgtaaagaaacaaaagactgGTGAAAGTTCAAAAGGTGCAGCTTCTTCTAAGCAAAGCAATAACAGAGATGAGAATATGTTTCAG ATTGGCAAAATGAGGTATGTCAGTGTTCGTGACTTTAAAGGGAAAGTCTTAATTGATATTAGAGAATATTGGATGGATCAAGAAGGTGAAATGAAACCTGGCAGAAAAG gTATTTCTTTAAATCCAGAACAGTGGAACCAGCTGAAGGAACAGATTTCTGATATTGATGATGCAGTAAGAAAACTGTAA